In one Acidimicrobium ferrooxidans DSM 10331 genomic region, the following are encoded:
- a CDS encoding ThiF family adenylyltransferase: MATCGEGVNGRRPWAPPARFVADDEEDRRRLADLREQVCIHRTVDAVGELLEELDEFENPRGRSESRAEITARAGVGGDPDCYGTWFYFPWSCELVRYPSVEDLRALRSARNRYLIEAHEQRRLERARIAVFGLSVGSVIVEQLVRVGIGAALLLGDMDRVTLTNLNRIRGSMRHVGMAKLDLIAQFVSEVDPYIEQVHLRGGYDEAADAMLEAFRPDLVIEEVDDVVAKARLRRWAASAQVALMTVGDFGERSVLDVERYDLGPTVPFNGRLSRKTLDRLLKGSLPRAEERRALVRIVGVRNLSVRLIRSANAVGTELGGFVQLGSTAAAGGALASVAARSILLGEPLPSGRYVLSPRRVLRLGRQSGPRDALRVLAELVRAGAAS; the protein is encoded by the coding sequence ATGGCGACGTGTGGCGAGGGCGTGAACGGTCGGCGGCCGTGGGCGCCTCCAGCCCGATTCGTCGCGGACGATGAGGAGGATCGTCGTCGGCTCGCCGACCTTCGCGAGCAGGTCTGCATCCACAGGACCGTCGATGCGGTCGGCGAGTTGCTGGAGGAGCTCGACGAGTTCGAGAACCCGAGGGGCCGATCCGAGTCTCGTGCAGAGATTACAGCGCGCGCAGGTGTCGGTGGGGATCCGGATTGCTACGGCACGTGGTTCTACTTCCCGTGGTCGTGTGAGCTCGTGCGCTATCCGAGTGTCGAGGATCTGCGGGCACTGCGCAGTGCACGGAATCGATACCTGATCGAGGCCCACGAGCAACGACGGCTCGAGCGTGCGCGTATCGCCGTCTTCGGCCTGAGCGTCGGGAGCGTCATCGTCGAACAGTTGGTACGCGTTGGCATCGGCGCTGCGCTGCTCCTCGGCGACATGGACCGAGTGACGCTGACGAATCTCAACCGCATTCGCGGCTCGATGCGACACGTGGGCATGGCCAAGCTCGACCTCATCGCGCAGTTCGTGAGCGAGGTCGATCCCTACATCGAGCAGGTGCATCTTCGTGGCGGCTACGACGAGGCGGCCGACGCCATGCTGGAGGCCTTTCGTCCAGATCTCGTCATCGAGGAGGTCGATGACGTGGTCGCAAAGGCCCGACTTCGGCGATGGGCGGCCTCGGCTCAGGTCGCGCTGATGACGGTCGGCGATTTCGGGGAACGTTCCGTCCTCGACGTCGAGCGTTACGATCTCGGGCCGACCGTGCCGTTCAACGGGCGGCTGTCCCGGAAGACCCTCGACCGACTGCTCAAGGGCTCGCTCCCACGGGCCGAGGAGCGACGAGCTCTGGTGCGCATCGTCGGTGTTCGGAACCTGAGCGTCCGATTGATCCGATCGGCCAACGCTGTCGGCACCGAACTCGGGGGCTTCGTGCAGCTTGGCTCGACAGCCGCCGCTGGCGGTGCGCTTGCGAGCGTTGCGGCTCGGTCGATCTTGCTTGGCGAGCCGCTCCCGTCGGGCCGTTACGTCCTGTCGCCGCGTCGGGTGCTCAGACTCGGTCGCCAGAGCGGTCCCCGCGACGCGCTCCGCGTGCTCGCGGAGCTCGTACGTGCCGGTGCTGCGAGCTGA
- a CDS encoding CaiB/BaiF CoA transferase family protein translates to MVHGVDDTAQGAPSGALAGIVVADFSRVLAGPLATMILGDLGATVIKVEHPRGDETRTWRPPERDGRATYYLSVNRNKRAIALDLDDPNDRAIACRLAARADVLVENLRVGTMARWGLAYDDLRATNPRLIYASISGYGDGPGAHLPGYDVAIQAASGFMDLTGQPDGPATKAGVAIVDVETGLTLTIGVLAALVAREQTGRGQLVRTSLLQSALFGLVNQIGGYLATGNVPRRLGNAHPSLAPYQPLRCADGLLVIAVGNDAQFERLATALGLDGLEDDPRFGSNADRVRHRDELAELLEARLATETRETWARRLEAAGVPASPINSVAEAVTLAEFLGLSPRVRLPGPLELDTIANPLALSDTPVTYALEPPDLDADRDWVLAWLDAAERNA, encoded by the coding sequence ATGGTGCACGGCGTCGACGACACGGCCCAGGGAGCACCTTCGGGCGCACTCGCCGGCATCGTCGTCGCGGACTTCTCACGGGTTCTCGCCGGGCCGCTCGCCACCATGATCCTCGGCGACCTCGGCGCGACCGTCATCAAGGTCGAGCACCCTCGCGGCGACGAGACGCGCACCTGGCGCCCTCCCGAGCGCGACGGAAGGGCCACCTACTATCTCAGCGTCAATCGCAACAAGCGTGCCATCGCGCTCGACCTCGACGACCCGAACGATCGTGCCATCGCATGTCGGCTCGCCGCCCGAGCTGACGTGCTCGTCGAGAACCTTCGAGTCGGGACCATGGCCCGGTGGGGCCTCGCCTACGACGACCTCCGCGCGACGAACCCGCGCCTCATCTACGCCTCGATCTCGGGCTATGGTGACGGACCCGGCGCTCACCTCCCCGGCTACGACGTCGCGATCCAAGCAGCGAGCGGGTTCATGGACCTGACCGGCCAACCAGACGGGCCAGCCACGAAGGCCGGCGTCGCGATCGTGGACGTCGAGACCGGTCTCACCCTCACCATCGGTGTCCTCGCTGCGCTCGTCGCGCGGGAGCAGACGGGACGGGGCCAGCTCGTGCGGACCAGCCTCCTCCAGAGCGCGTTGTTCGGCCTCGTGAACCAGATCGGTGGCTACCTCGCGACCGGGAACGTGCCACGACGGCTCGGCAACGCCCACCCCAGCCTCGCGCCCTACCAACCGCTCAGGTGCGCCGATGGCCTCCTCGTCATCGCCGTCGGCAACGACGCGCAGTTCGAGCGCCTCGCGACGGCGCTCGGCCTCGACGGCCTCGAGGATGACCCGCGCTTTGGCTCCAACGCCGATCGCGTGCGCCACCGCGACGAGCTCGCCGAGCTCCTCGAGGCGCGACTCGCGACCGAGACCCGCGAGACCTGGGCGCGCCGTCTCGAAGCCGCGGGCGTCCCCGCATCGCCCATCAACTCGGTCGCCGAAGCGGTGACGCTCGCCGAGTTTCTCGGGCTCTCGCCTCGAGTCCGGCTTCCCGGCCCGCTCGAGCTCGACACGATCGCGAACCCGCTCGCCCTCTCCGACACACCGGTCACCTACGCGCTCGAACCTCCGGATCTCGACGCCGATCGCGACTGGGTGCTGGCGTGGCTCGATGCGGCAGAACGAAACGCCTGA
- a CDS encoding sigma-70 family RNA polymerase sigma factor: MEDVVAEPVIARLVRLTPAVRARLRAMLPASAVDDVIQDTLAAAVAHHDELEGTDGRLLGWLLVVARHRAIDWLRRHRGPLDIRTLLVDDADTPDPASAVVDRVVLEAALSLLPQHQRDVVVAVCVHGAPITRVADDLGVPAGTIRSRLHYGLAALRSHLEANRAIP; encoded by the coding sequence ATGGAAGACGTCGTCGCTGAACCGGTGATCGCGCGCCTCGTACGACTCACGCCGGCCGTGCGTGCGCGCCTCCGCGCGATGCTCCCGGCGAGTGCGGTCGACGACGTCATCCAAGACACGCTCGCGGCGGCCGTCGCACACCACGACGAGCTCGAGGGCACGGACGGACGCCTGCTGGGTTGGTTGCTCGTCGTTGCTCGTCATCGCGCCATCGACTGGCTCCGTCGCCACCGCGGGCCACTCGATATTCGAACCCTCCTCGTCGACGACGCCGACACACCGGATCCGGCGAGCGCCGTCGTCGACCGCGTCGTCCTCGAGGCCGCGCTGTCGCTCCTCCCTCAGCACCAGCGCGACGTCGTCGTCGCGGTCTGCGTCCATGGCGCCCCGATCACACGAGTCGCCGACGACCTCGGCGTCCCCGCGGGGACCATCCGGTCGCGTCTGCACTATGGACTTGCGGCACTTCGATCGCACCTGGAGGCCAACCGTGCCATCCCATGA
- a CDS encoding SixA phosphatase family protein: MLVVARHAPATRPRPGMADLERSLTEEGLVKAQALSVELVRLAPTHLVSSPARRCIETLAPLAKALDLEIITDDGLGPSAKAPQIAMSLAYLGALDGVTVVATHAPQLEVLLEQLLADHGISVDADALHLPPAGYVIVDVAEGVRPPRIDRVRAYRDVGTDPLLLVG; this comes from the coding sequence ATGCTGGTCGTCGCCCGCCACGCTCCCGCAACCCGACCCCGGCCGGGCATGGCCGATCTCGAGCGCTCGCTCACCGAGGAGGGACTCGTCAAGGCACAAGCACTCTCGGTCGAGCTGGTCCGGCTCGCACCGACCCATCTCGTCTCGAGCCCGGCACGCCGCTGCATCGAGACCTTGGCGCCGCTCGCGAAGGCACTCGATCTCGAGATCATCACCGATGATGGCCTTGGGCCCAGTGCGAAGGCTCCACAGATCGCCATGAGCCTCGCCTACCTCGGAGCGCTCGACGGTGTCACCGTCGTCGCCACGCACGCGCCCCAGCTCGAAGTCCTCCTCGAGCAGTTGCTCGCCGATCACGGCATCTCCGTGGACGCCGACGCACTCCATCTCCCACCGGCCGGCTACGTGATCGTCGATGTCGCCGAAGGCGTGCGTCCCCCTCGCATCGACCGCGTCCGCGCCTACCGCGACGTGGGAACGGACCCGCTCCTCCTGGTCGGCTAG
- a CDS encoding 2-keto-4-pentenoate hydratase encodes MVERERAQVRSRGDRLEAVAELLEASEVEESDLGTLSLEDAYEVQARLWARRDAHGAVRSGWKVGLTDEAARRRMGLEEPIFGPLAEHDRIGSGSDLSLARLVDPRLEVEVALRVAERIQGILEPDEVDDVVDELAVAFEIPDSRIVGWPVRGRSLIADRAGAGLWVLGDRVASRDGIPFDRLVAIATRDGTEVVRGGSEAVLGDPRRSFAWLTGAVARHGGSLEPGEWVLAGTLTPMVPLVPGHWEGIIEGVGSVRLVVVP; translated from the coding sequence ATGGTCGAGCGTGAGCGTGCGCAAGTCCGGTCTCGTGGCGATCGCCTCGAGGCGGTCGCCGAGCTGCTCGAGGCGTCGGAAGTCGAGGAGTCAGACCTCGGAACGTTGTCGCTCGAGGACGCCTACGAGGTGCAAGCGCGCCTGTGGGCACGGCGCGACGCCCATGGGGCCGTGCGTTCGGGGTGGAAAGTGGGCCTCACTGACGAAGCGGCTCGGCGTCGCATGGGGCTCGAGGAGCCGATCTTCGGACCACTCGCCGAGCATGACCGCATCGGGTCAGGTAGCGACCTGTCGCTCGCGCGGCTCGTCGATCCGCGGCTCGAAGTCGAGGTGGCCCTGCGTGTGGCCGAGCGCATCCAGGGGATTCTCGAGCCTGACGAAGTCGACGACGTCGTCGACGAGCTGGCGGTTGCTTTCGAGATTCCCGACTCGCGGATCGTCGGTTGGCCGGTGCGGGGCAGAAGCCTCATTGCCGATCGTGCGGGAGCCGGCCTGTGGGTCCTCGGCGACCGCGTGGCGAGCCGCGACGGCATCCCGTTCGATCGCCTGGTCGCGATCGCCACGCGCGACGGTACGGAGGTGGTCCGGGGCGGGTCCGAGGCGGTGCTCGGCGATCCGCGGCGCTCGTTTGCGTGGTTGACCGGTGCCGTAGCCCGCCACGGTGGTTCCCTCGAGCCCGGTGAGTGGGTGCTCGCCGGCACCTTGACGCCGATGGTGCCGCTCGTGCCGGGTCACTGGGAGGGGATCATCGAGGGCGTCGGGTCGGTCCGGCTCGTCGTGGTGCCCTAG
- the xseA gene encoding exodeoxyribonuclease VII large subunit, translating to MDRALGVSELIGRVNDALGSLGLVTVRGVVESAKASQRGHLYFDLIDDGDRQARVSAAIWASRRAGIETALRRAGLGSLGDGALVVVSGRLQVYAPRGSMSLSIDRVEIEAMLDARAATRQRHLRQLAAEGIVDANRRVPVPAVALRIALVASRDGVVREDVRRALADTGFAFTVRLYHTEVSTRAASVQIRRALAAAIADQPDLVLVARGGGSEGDLAAFDDLDLARAVATAPVPIWVAIGHAVDQPLLAYVANCAFDVPQSAAKALVARVEDFREGLATEIATAIHHARARLDRGWLHTRQIAHAIEAHSQRRLAAAHRSLPSPSVLDARTDQRLTNERHTLPATSVIDARVRARLARSRAVLTAARSARDIVRLRVRLEVRQLVDHRRELAAATSAIATAHRTELHARQRRLTRAAARRRAHHDAALAAVRRHLTAASYRRARRDRRGLELLARRIEGLASPLERGFAMITDPTGTWLRRADAIATHAIVHAHFVDGVAALTPARRSPTTTHPHLTTRQGGRPNDD from the coding sequence GTGGACAGAGCGCTCGGGGTCAGCGAGCTGATCGGGCGCGTCAACGACGCCTTGGGTTCGCTCGGCCTCGTCACCGTGCGCGGCGTCGTCGAGTCGGCCAAGGCCTCCCAACGCGGTCACCTGTACTTCGATCTGATCGACGACGGCGACCGCCAAGCCCGCGTGAGCGCAGCCATCTGGGCGTCGCGCCGTGCCGGCATCGAGACGGCGTTGCGCCGCGCTGGACTCGGCTCGCTCGGCGACGGCGCGCTCGTCGTGGTCTCGGGACGGCTCCAGGTCTACGCTCCGCGCGGCTCGATGTCGCTCAGCATCGACCGCGTCGAGATCGAGGCGATGCTGGATGCTCGCGCCGCAACCCGCCAACGCCACCTACGCCAACTGGCCGCCGAAGGCATCGTGGACGCCAACCGACGCGTGCCGGTCCCCGCCGTCGCGCTCCGCATCGCGCTCGTCGCCTCGCGTGATGGCGTGGTGCGTGAGGACGTGCGACGCGCGCTCGCCGACACGGGCTTCGCGTTCACCGTCAGGTTGTACCACACCGAGGTATCCACCCGCGCAGCGAGCGTCCAGATCCGCCGCGCACTCGCGGCCGCGATCGCCGACCAGCCCGACCTCGTCCTCGTCGCCCGTGGCGGCGGTTCGGAGGGAGACCTCGCCGCCTTCGACGATCTCGACCTTGCCCGAGCGGTCGCCACGGCACCGGTGCCGATCTGGGTCGCCATCGGCCACGCCGTCGATCAGCCGCTCCTTGCCTACGTCGCCAACTGCGCCTTCGACGTGCCACAGAGCGCCGCCAAGGCCCTCGTCGCCCGGGTCGAGGACTTTCGCGAGGGCCTTGCCACCGAGATCGCAACCGCGATCCATCACGCTCGGGCACGGCTCGATCGCGGCTGGCTCCACACGCGCCAGATCGCCCACGCCATCGAAGCACACTCGCAACGACGTCTTGCGGCCGCACACCGCAGCCTGCCGAGCCCGTCCGTCCTCGACGCTCGCACCGACCAGCGCCTCACGAACGAGCGCCACACGCTCCCGGCGACCTCCGTCATCGACGCTCGAGTCCGGGCGCGGCTCGCTCGCAGTCGCGCGGTGCTCACAGCAGCGCGATCGGCCCGCGACATCGTCCGCCTCCGCGTACGCCTCGAAGTCCGCCAGCTCGTCGACCACCGCCGTGAGCTCGCCGCGGCGACGTCGGCCATCGCCACCGCTCACCGCACTGAGCTTCACGCGCGGCAACGACGCCTCACGCGCGCCGCGGCACGCCGGCGAGCACACCACGATGCCGCTCTCGCCGCCGTGCGTCGGCACCTCACCGCCGCGTCGTACCGGCGAGCTCGCCGGGATCGACGCGGCCTCGAGTTGCTCGCACGCCGCATCGAGGGGCTCGCCTCACCGCTCGAGCGCGGCTTCGCCATGATCACCGATCCGACGGGCACCTGGCTTCGCCGCGCGGACGCCATCGCAACCCACGCAATCGTGCACGCCCACTTCGTCGACGGCGTCGCCGCGCTGACCCCAGCTCGACGATCTCCGACCACGACGCATCCCCACCTGACCACGCGCCAAGGAGGACGACCCAATGACGACTGA
- a CDS encoding GGDEF domain-containing protein, with translation MTARRFAELAAIAGEVLARPTTDTVLDRALCAAIAPLTSFASAGLASLEGDGYFRVTHVAGRLTSARELREIALARSDLDRLVAVARRIGSLHVVDGDHPLLDELLAKAAIRETESLVEGWNPATLTFELVESWEQEVGAILFLDQPVSLGGLDAEEVGYLDVLAQLVGLALVQEHLRSRVSAQVRILEAERARLAGLLAASGDVQRRTALLEVLQTAADAVTTAGGFARAAIYLREGDSLVLAVTSGVDPVEAERLHTEGPIPLSLFAAVMAPQMRISRSYLFRHRAYPLHPDLARRMSVPVAEHVADDDAWQPEDTLSIPLLEDERLLGVISVDNPVDGRYPDLGQIQALEFFADQAAIAVGQVRATEELRRYAETDALTALANRRTFEASGAEALHDAQVEGRAVAVVFVDLDHFKALNDEYGHLAGDLALRASAEALRSCLRARDLVARWGGEEFVALVTDVELEWARQLGEAIRASIASSVRAEVGVEASASVGVALAESAETDAPDLRALLAAADVALYLAKQRGRDRSEVVVRRQDGTVRHVP, from the coding sequence ATGACCGCGCGGCGCTTCGCCGAACTTGCCGCCATCGCGGGTGAGGTTCTCGCCCGCCCGACGACCGACACGGTCCTCGATCGCGCGCTGTGTGCAGCCATTGCTCCGTTGACGTCGTTCGCCAGTGCTGGGCTCGCGAGTCTCGAGGGCGATGGGTACTTCCGTGTGACCCACGTCGCGGGTCGGTTGACCTCGGCTCGGGAGCTCCGGGAGATCGCGCTCGCACGCTCCGATCTCGATCGCCTCGTTGCGGTGGCGCGGCGCATCGGTAGCCTCCACGTCGTCGACGGAGACCACCCGTTGCTCGACGAGCTGCTCGCCAAGGCGGCCATCCGCGAGACGGAGTCGCTCGTCGAGGGGTGGAACCCGGCAACGCTCACCTTTGAACTCGTGGAGTCGTGGGAGCAAGAGGTGGGCGCCATCTTGTTCCTCGACCAGCCGGTGAGCCTCGGAGGTCTCGACGCCGAGGAAGTCGGGTACCTGGACGTGCTCGCACAGCTGGTCGGGCTCGCCCTCGTCCAGGAGCATCTGCGTTCGCGCGTCTCGGCCCAGGTCCGCATCCTCGAGGCCGAGCGAGCTCGACTCGCAGGGCTCCTCGCGGCCTCGGGAGACGTCCAGCGGCGCACGGCGCTCCTCGAGGTGCTCCAGACCGCCGCGGATGCCGTCACGACGGCAGGTGGCTTCGCGAGGGCCGCGATCTACCTGCGCGAAGGCGATTCGCTTGTCCTCGCGGTGACGAGTGGCGTCGATCCCGTCGAGGCGGAGCGCCTGCATACCGAGGGTCCCATCCCACTCTCGCTGTTCGCCGCGGTCATGGCGCCGCAGATGCGCATCTCTCGGTCGTACCTGTTCCGGCATCGCGCCTATCCGCTGCACCCCGACCTCGCTCGCCGCATGTCGGTCCCGGTAGCCGAGCACGTCGCCGACGACGACGCCTGGCAGCCCGAGGATACGCTGTCGATCCCACTTCTCGAGGACGAGCGGCTCCTCGGAGTGATCTCGGTCGACAACCCGGTGGACGGTCGCTATCCGGACCTCGGCCAGATCCAGGCACTCGAGTTCTTCGCCGACCAGGCCGCGATCGCTGTCGGGCAGGTTCGCGCAACTGAGGAGTTGCGCCGCTACGCGGAGACGGATGCCCTGACCGCGCTCGCCAACCGTCGAACCTTCGAGGCGTCCGGCGCAGAGGCGCTCCATGACGCTCAGGTCGAGGGCCGTGCGGTCGCGGTGGTCTTCGTCGATCTCGACCACTTCAAGGCCCTCAACGACGAGTACGGCCACCTCGCCGGTGACCTTGCCCTCCGCGCCTCGGCGGAGGCCCTGCGTTCGTGCCTGCGAGCGCGCGACTTGGTCGCGCGCTGGGGAGGCGAGGAGTTCGTGGCGCTCGTGACCGATGTCGAACTCGAGTGGGCTCGCCAGCTTGGCGAGGCGATCCGAGCATCGATCGCCTCGAGCGTTCGCGCCGAGGTCGGTGTCGAGGCGAGTGCCTCGGTGGGCGTCGCGTTGGCGGAGTCGGCTGAGACGGACGCGCCGGATCTTCGGGCGCTGCTCGCAGCCGCCGACGTCGCGCTCTATCTGGCCAAGCAGCGGGGCCGCGACCGTTCGGAGGTCGTCGTGCGGCGACAGGACGGCACCGTTCGCCACGTCCCGTAG
- a CDS encoding NlpC/P60 family protein: MRRVLVRAALLGIAAAVTASLQAVPLARPVDLATDQSEAAQLAAKLTALDGAVQVAAERYDAATAQLAQDQAELAGVRARIASETQALGRERARLARAALDQFTSGDALAGMGAVLAGSPNSAAIVQTDVSVAATDETSLVAQYRAMALALEVERTQLAALVRSASQTAAVAAAARAAAASEQASVESALASLKGQMAQLVAQAQAAQQRAVEQRASVQLATETAAVAATPPAQGASASLLEQAASIAEAIAARGDTGYSYGAAGQWSGGVQYFDCSGLVSYVFAQLGLALPHDAAAQAADSAPIGYGQLVPGDLVFYDTLGSSGIDHVAIYVGGGSVVEATEPGRPVAVDPIGWSGTPVAFGQP, encoded by the coding sequence ATGCGGCGCGTGCTGGTGCGGGCGGCCCTCCTCGGCATCGCTGCGGCCGTGACGGCCTCGCTCCAAGCAGTGCCGCTTGCGCGTCCCGTCGATCTCGCCACCGACCAGTCCGAAGCGGCTCAGCTCGCTGCGAAGCTCACCGCCCTCGACGGTGCGGTCCAGGTCGCGGCGGAGCGCTACGACGCGGCGACGGCGCAACTCGCCCAGGATCAGGCCGAGCTCGCGGGTGTGCGTGCGCGTATCGCGAGCGAGACACAGGCGCTCGGGCGTGAACGGGCCCGGCTCGCCCGTGCGGCCCTCGATCAGTTCACCAGCGGTGACGCATTGGCGGGCATGGGGGCGGTGCTCGCCGGGAGCCCGAACAGCGCAGCGATCGTCCAGACGGACGTGTCGGTCGCCGCGACCGACGAGACAAGCCTCGTCGCCCAGTATCGGGCCATGGCACTCGCGCTCGAGGTCGAGCGAACCCAGCTCGCGGCACTCGTGCGTTCGGCGAGCCAGACGGCGGCGGTAGCCGCCGCTGCGCGAGCGGCGGCCGCGAGCGAGCAGGCGTCCGTCGAGTCGGCGTTGGCGTCGCTGAAGGGCCAGATGGCCCAGCTCGTCGCTCAGGCCCAAGCCGCTCAGCAGCGAGCGGTCGAGCAGCGGGCGAGTGTCCAACTCGCCACCGAGACGGCGGCGGTTGCCGCGACGCCGCCGGCTCAGGGTGCGTCCGCATCGCTGCTCGAGCAGGCGGCCTCGATCGCCGAAGCCATCGCGGCGCGCGGGGATACCGGTTACTCCTATGGCGCCGCGGGCCAGTGGTCAGGAGGGGTGCAGTACTTCGACTGTTCGGGGCTCGTGAGCTACGTCTTCGCCCAGCTCGGCCTTGCCCTCCCGCACGACGCCGCTGCGCAGGCCGCCGACTCGGCGCCTATCGGCTACGGGCAGCTGGTCCCCGGTGATCTTGTCTTCTACGATACGTTGGGGTCGTCCGGTATCGACCACGTCGCCATCTACGTCGGCGGCGGGTCGGTGGTCGAAGCCACGGAACCCGGTCGGCCGGTCGCCGTCGACCCGATCGGGTGGTCGGGTACGCCGGTCGCGTTCGGGCAGCCGTAG
- a CDS encoding aspartate aminotransferase family protein, with product MGRFWHPFGQLYESDTNPVVFVRGEGIWVYDDTGRRYLDATAALWYANVGHGRAEIADAIAAQARELAGYSTFGTFSNRPAEELAEFLSARSPMPESEVFFVSGGGDAVETAVKLARRYFSLVGQPERTVLISRTNGYHGTWGFGTSLGGIPANRTGFGELIPTTVQVPWDDVEAVEAAIVANGPERVAAVIAEPVIGAGGVYPPPPGYFEALGATCRRHGVLLIVDSVICGFGRLGTWFGIERLGVEPDLITFAKGVTSGYLPLGGVMVSGRVAAPFKQPGAPVFRHGPTYGGHPTCTAAGIANCRILEDEQILARGAVLEGELLARLRPLASSALVAEVRGGLGLLGAVELRSDLLAEHPDALARLARLALERGIIVRVLATSIALSPPLIIEPAEIGVIVEGLADALDALAAEL from the coding sequence ATGGGACGGTTTTGGCATCCGTTTGGTCAGCTCTACGAGAGCGACACGAATCCGGTGGTGTTCGTGCGGGGCGAGGGCATCTGGGTCTACGACGACACGGGACGGCGCTACCTCGATGCGACCGCGGCGCTGTGGTACGCCAACGTCGGCCACGGAAGGGCGGAGATCGCGGATGCGATCGCTGCGCAGGCGCGTGAGCTTGCCGGCTACTCCACGTTCGGCACGTTCTCCAATCGCCCGGCCGAGGAGCTCGCCGAGTTCTTGTCGGCTCGCTCGCCGATGCCCGAGTCGGAGGTGTTCTTCGTGTCGGGTGGCGGTGACGCCGTCGAGACGGCCGTGAAGCTCGCTCGCCGTTACTTCTCGCTCGTCGGCCAGCCGGAGCGCACCGTGCTCATCTCGCGAACGAACGGCTACCACGGAACCTGGGGCTTTGGCACCTCTCTTGGGGGCATCCCTGCCAACCGGACGGGCTTTGGCGAGCTCATCCCGACCACCGTGCAGGTGCCGTGGGACGACGTCGAGGCCGTCGAGGCCGCCATCGTCGCCAATGGCCCTGAGCGGGTCGCCGCGGTCATCGCCGAGCCCGTCATCGGTGCTGGCGGCGTCTATCCACCGCCTCCCGGCTACTTCGAGGCGCTAGGAGCGACCTGCCGGCGACACGGTGTGCTCCTCATCGTCGACTCCGTGATCTGCGGGTTCGGTCGACTCGGCACCTGGTTCGGGATCGAGCGTCTCGGCGTCGAGCCGGATCTGATCACCTTCGCCAAGGGGGTCACGAGCGGCTATCTCCCGCTCGGTGGGGTCATGGTGTCGGGCCGTGTGGCGGCTCCGTTCAAGCAACCAGGAGCCCCGGTCTTTCGGCACGGGCCGACCTACGGGGGTCATCCGACCTGCACTGCGGCGGGCATCGCGAACTGCCGCATTCTCGAGGACGAGCAGATCCTCGCACGAGGGGCGGTGCTCGAAGGCGAGCTGCTGGCTCGGCTTCGACCGCTGGCCTCCTCTGCGTTGGTCGCCGAGGTGCGCGGTGGCCTAGGGCTGCTCGGGGCCGTCGAGCTGCGTTCCGACCTGCTCGCCGAACACCCCGACGCCCTCGCTCGACTCGCGCGCCTGGCGCTCGAGCGTGGCATCATCGTGCGCGTGCTGGCGACCTCGATCGCTCTGTCTCCGCCGCTGATCATCGAGCCCGCAGAGATCGGGGTCATCGTCGAGGGACTCGCCGATGCCCTCGACGCGCTCGCGGCAGAGCTCTAG